CGTCCCAGCTGCGCAACCTGGAGCAGCGCACCAAGGTGAAGGTGGTCGACCGGACCGCGCTGATCCTGGACATCTTCGCCCAGCACGCCAAGAGCAGGGAGGGTAAGGCGCAGGTCGAGCTGGCCCAGCTGGAGTACCTGCTGCCCCGCCTGCGCGGTTGGGGCGAGACGCTCTCCCGCCAGAGCGGCGGTTCCGGTCGCGGCGGTGGCGCCGGTGGCGGCGTGGGCCTGCGTGGTCCTGGTGAGACCAAGCTGGAGACCGACCGCCGCCGGATCCGGCACCGCCTCGCCCGGCTGCGCCGGGAGATCAAGAGCATGCGCACGGTACGCCAGACCAAGCGGGCCCGGCGTGCTCGCAACGCCGTGCCGGCCGTGGCCATCGCCGGCTACACGAACGCCGGCAAGTCCAGCCTGCTGAACCGACTGACCGGCGCGGGCGTACTGGTGGAGAACGCTCTCTTCGCCACGCTGGACCCGACCACCCGCAAGGCCACCACCTCGGACGGCCGGCTCTACACGCTCTCCGACACGGTGGGTTTCGTGCGGCACCTGCCGCACCAGATCGTCGAGGCGTTCCGCTCGACGCTGGAGGAGGTCGCCGAGGCAGACCTGGTGGTGCACGTGGTCGACGGCACCCATCCGGACCCGGAGGAGCAGGTCCGCGCAGTCCGCGAGGTACTCGCCGAGGTCGGCGCCGACCGGCTGCCGGAGCTGGTGGTGGTCAACAAGACCGACGCGGCCGACGAGGAGACCCTGCTGCGGCTGAAGCGGCTCTGGCCGGAGGTGATCTTCGTCTCTGCCCACACCGGGCGGGGGGTGGCGGATCTCCGCTCCGCGATCGAGGGCCGGCTGCCCCGCCCGGCCGTCGAGGTCCGCGCGGTCCTGCCGTACGACCGGGGAGACCTGGTGGCCCGGCTGCACCGGCAGGGCGAGGTGCTCAGCACCGCCCACCTGCCCGAGGGCACGATGCTGCATGTCCGGGTCGGCGAGGCGCTCGCCGCCGAGCTGACGCCCTTCGTGGCGGCGGAGGCCCAGGTGGTCGGGCCGCGTTCGTAGGCCCGTGCGGTCGCCTCGGGCCCGGGCGGGATCGTGCGACACTGTGTTGATGCGCCGCGTTCTCACCTTGGTCACGGTTGCCTGCTGCCTGCTGGGTGCGGCCGTGGCCTCCACCGGTGTCGCCCTGGTCGCCGTCACGTCACCGGCTGTGGCCGCCGCCCCGGAGAAGCGCTGTGCTGTGACCGACAAGCGGCTCGCCGAGCTGTCCGGGCTGGTCGCCACGAAGACCGGTTACATCGTGATCAACGACGGCACCGAGTTCGACAGCCGAAAACGGGTCTTCTTCCTGGACACCAGGTGCAAGATTGCCAAGGACCCGGTCCGCTACTCGGGTGGCGGCCCGTTCGACACGGAGGACCTGGCGCTCTCTCCGGACGGCAAAACGCTCTGGATCGCCGACACCGGCGACAACGTGACCAGTAAGACGCGCCGGGAGCGGGTGGCGGTCTGGAGCATGCCGGCCGCTGGCGACAAGCGGCCGGTGCTGCACCGCCTCGCCTACCCCGACGGTAAGCCGCGCGACGCGGAGGCGTTGCTCATCGGCGACGACGGCGTCCCCCTGATCATCACCAAGGTCGCCTCCGGCACCGCCGAGATCTTCACGCCTGACGGGACGATGCCCAACGGCGACACCCTGCCCGGGCCGATGAAGAAGGTGGGCGAGGTCGGCCTGCCCAAGACGGAGACCGACAACCCGCTCGGGTTGCTCGGCCGGACGGCGATCACCGGTGCGGCCCGCTCCCCGGACGGCTCGCGGGTGGTGCTGCGAACGTACGCCGACGCATTCGAGTACGACGTCACCGACGGCGACGTGGTGAAGGCCCTGACCACCGGAAAACCCCGGGTGACGGCCCTCGCTGATCCGTTCGGCGAGGCGATCTCGTACAGCC
The sequence above is a segment of the Micromonospora sp. WMMA1363 genome. Coding sequences within it:
- the hflX gene encoding GTPase HflX, with product MRDQETYEPFEADELDATTGEFELSERQALRRVPGLSTELTDITEVEYRQLRLERVVLVGVWTEGTQADAENSLTELAALAETAGSQVLEGLIQRRNRPDPATYVGRGKVDDLGAVVVSTGADTVICDGELSPSQLRNLEQRTKVKVVDRTALILDIFAQHAKSREGKAQVELAQLEYLLPRLRGWGETLSRQSGGSGRGGGAGGGVGLRGPGETKLETDRRRIRHRLARLRREIKSMRTVRQTKRARRARNAVPAVAIAGYTNAGKSSLLNRLTGAGVLVENALFATLDPTTRKATTSDGRLYTLSDTVGFVRHLPHQIVEAFRSTLEEVAEADLVVHVVDGTHPDPEEQVRAVREVLAEVGADRLPELVVVNKTDAADEETLLRLKRLWPEVIFVSAHTGRGVADLRSAIEGRLPRPAVEVRAVLPYDRGDLVARLHRQGEVLSTAHLPEGTMLHVRVGEALAAELTPFVAAEAQVVGPRS